The Glycine soja cultivar W05 chromosome 3, ASM419377v2, whole genome shotgun sequence genome window below encodes:
- the LOC114406484 gene encoding uncharacterized protein At1g28695-like, protein MDNPKQTLGSFAVVTLLFAGVILLYNWSTSFSNELVLSQKEPLCEQSNSTTTNVEAYGDSLDYALAKASMGNKTVIIAIVNKAYVEQDVESDTTMLDIFLGSFWLGEGTRSLIDHLLIVAVDQTAYNRCQFLRLNCFRLETDGVGFEGEKIYMSQDFIKMMWRRTQFLLEVLKRGYNFVFTDTDVMWLRNPFIRLSKNETEDFQISTDSYLGNPWSEKHPINTGFYFVRSNNKTISLFETWYGQKDNATGKKEQDVLLDLIRSGIVEHLGLRVRFLDTLYFSGFCQDSKDFRAVVTIHANCCRSITAKVADMKVALRDWKKFKKLEANSTVNPQWTKHNWCWQSWGRPIKTNS, encoded by the exons ATGGATAACCCTAAACAAACACTTGGGAGTTTCGCAGTGGTAACACTACTCTTTGCTGGGGTTATTTTGCTGTACAACTGGTCCACCTCTTTCTCCAATGAATTAGTGCTATCCCAGAAGGAACCACTATGCGAGCAATCAAATTCT ACCACCACCAATGTTGAAGCATATGGAGATAGCCTTGACTATGCTTTGGCCAAAGCCTCAATGGGAAACAAAACGGTGATAATTGCTATAGTAAACAAGGCATATGTAGAGCAAGATGTAGAGAGTGACACCACCATGCTTGATATATTTCTTGGTAGTTTTTGGCTTGGAGAAGGAACAAGGTCTCTCATTGATCACCTCCTCATAGTTGCGGTTGATCAAACGGCCTATAATCGATGCCAATTTTTGAGGTTGAATTGCTTCAGATTAGAAACGGATGGTGTTGGTTTTGAAGGTGAGAAAATATACATGTCTCAAGATTTCATCAAGATGATGTGGAGAAGAACTCAATTCCTCTTGGAAGTTCTCAAACGTGgctacaattttgttttcacG GACACTGATGTAATGTGGCTAAGAAATCCATTTATAAGATTGAGCAAGAATGAGACAGAAGACTTCCAAATTAGCACAGACTCGTATCTTGGTAATCCTTGGTCAGAAAAACATCCGATCAACACTGGATTTTACTTTGTTAGGTCAAACAACAAGACCATCTCTTTATTTGAAACATGGTATGGCCAAAAGGACAATGCGACAGGAAAAAAAGAGCAAGATGTGCTTCTTGACCTCATTAGAAGTGGCATAGTTGAACACTTGGGacttagggttaggtttttggACACCCtttattttagtggattttgcCAAGATAGCAAGGATTTTAGGGCAGTCGTCACAATCCATGCCAATTGTTGTAGGAGCATCACTGCAAAGGTGGCAGATATGAAGGTAGCCCTACGTGATTGGAAGAAATTTAAGAAGTTGGAGGCCAACTCCACAGTAAATCCCCAATGGACTAAGCACAATTGGTGTTGGCAATCTTGGGGAAGACCTATCAAAACAAACAGCTAA